The nucleotide sequence CATAAGAACACAATCTTGCGAGCCTTTACTCAGTCTGTTTAAGAGCTCGGCAACAGCTAATGGATCGTCAAGAAATATCAGGCATTGACACATATTGACATAGTCCGGTGTCCCTAAGTTACGATAAAGGCTCACTAAGCAGCGAAGAACAGTGTTACGGAATCCACGATTCTGAATGAGGCTCATCACAACTTGGAAAGCATAGGACAACATGCCACTCACGTCGTCctacaaaaataattacaaaaGTAAATAAAAAGCTTATGCCGTGTAAATTCATAGTTTGTGCTTTATTTGTATCCTGTTTATTCTTACCGATTGCAGGATTGCAGCTTCAAAGATATCCATTCTTCTTGTTTCAAGAGCAAGACCTAACGCTTGCCTATACTGATTATCATCTAAACACCGCTGGAACATTCTATTCACAATGCCTTCTAACCTGGGATCAATGCCTTTGCTACCCGGTGGTAACTTTCCTTCAGCTTCCAGAACGCGTTGCTGAGTATAGTAATCGATACATTTAgctgaaaataaaattaaaaccaATTAGTtcgataaatttaataaaaacacATAAAATAGCAATCAATACACTTACCAATGGTAGTATCTACATATTCGTTACGAGCATTAACATCAAAGAGATCTCCAGCTCCCAAAGCATAGGTAAGAGAATCTTCAAAACTACCTAAATGGTAATAAACTTTGCTAGCAACTaatgcagctaagtcatgttgaGGAAATCCTTTATCTTCGTGTAGAATTTCACTAAACAGTAAAGAGTTCGTTGTTAAATACAAAAAGAAGATATATAAACATAACAAGCTTAACAGTGGAAAACACGTACATTTTTTCTATAGCCTCAGAAATCTCTGGCCAAAATTCATCGACGATCATATCCAATTTTCGCAGAGCAAACACCTTTAATTCCGGCATTGGCTCCTCAAGAAGGGAGATAATGCCCGCTGAAACAAtaagaattattaattaaatttacgTTGATAGATttgcgaaataatgtgtttaaaTGTAAGATAAAAATACAGTGATCATGATAAACTTAATAATAAGATTTAAAATTAAGCAAGCAATTATATTTTACACTTCGAATCTGAAGTTAGAGGTTATGATCCACGAGATTTGCAAATCATTCCATGCATAGTGATAAGCATAATGTACAAATTTATTGTGaaatacattaataatataattttaaatataatataatataacactcCGAATAAGTTTCTTACCTGCGGATGTAATATTCATATTGGTTCTCATGAGCTATAAATTCCTTCGGTAAAAACTCCAAAAGACAGTTTGATGGCAAGCTATGAACACGCCAAACAAATTCAACTGAAACATGCCACAAACTTTCGTAATGATAACCAACGTGATAAGAAAAAAACCAAATGTCATATGATACTATACTTTTTGTATGTTACGTAGCATTAAATGACACATCTTTTTATGtctaaagaaataaaaatcttttaataataaatacataatttttaaaataaaatatgaaattataaatcatttattctttTAAATTTTAGACTTCGTGAATGGTATCACTGTAGCAGAAACTTCATACGTATGTCATTGTGACTTGGAACAAGATCGAAGTGGAACGCGTTTGTGAGATACATGTAATTATGTGCTTATAGTGTTTTACAATAcgataataatatcaatattaatattactataatggCAGAGAAAACGAAAACGATGAGTCACGTGAAACATATTCCAAAAGATGCTCAGGTCATAATGTCTATAATGAAAGACATGGGAATAACTGATTACGAACCGAAGGTTATAAATCAGTTACTTGAATTTACGTACCGTATgtattacatatatttaatttCTTAACCATTATGAATGTACTATTCAGAATACTTGTTAACGTACTTTATTACTTCATATTAATTGTTCAAAACGACTCATAAGATAACTTGTTTACAATGAATAGGTTATGTTACTTGTATATTAGATGACAGTAGAATTTatgcaaaccatgcgaaaaagaagTTCATTGATCTGGATGATGTTAGACTGGCGGTTAAAATGCAATTAGAACGCACATTCACGAATCCGCCACCAAGAGATGTATTGTTGGATGTTGCTCGTGCTAAAAATAATATACCATTACCATTTGTGAAACCTAGTAATGGTCTGAGATTACCACCTGATAGATATTGCTTAAATGCAACAAATTACAAACTGAGAAATGCACCTAAAAAAGGAGTTGGTAAACAATTGCATTCGTTAGTTGGAAATAATGTTCAAGGTAGTCAATCGAAGATCAAAGTGGAAGGAAATAAAACTGGTCTTTCTATTGTTAAAAGGCCAGGCACACTGGCCACTGTTGCTAGAACCCAAACAATTTCGATACCAAAGCCAGTTTTGAAATTTTCGACAGGTAAATTTTATACATTGCAATTTATTAGAAAAAAAAGAGTTTGATATCTCTTAATTTATAGATCCCTATGGAGTCCTGCATTCCCAGACATCTATCCCCTCTATCCATATTTCATTAAGAACCCAGTCACGTAAGATGCGAATTCCTTCATAGAAAATATTAGAATTATGAATGTAGTTTCCTAAATTTTTAGCCTCAACAGGACCAGCCACGGTAAAAGCTCAAGTTGCAAAACCAAAAATACAGATCTCGTCTGGGCAGACAATGCCTCCCGTCAAGATGGAGATGGAGGACTCTATGAAACGAAAGAGAGAAGACGACGATTATGACATTCCATAATGATAAATAGTAAATATAGAATAAACTCTGATTTTACGTTTCTATCGTATGGGATAATGTTAATTAGACTGTGACAgtgacaattttaatttatacgACATAACAAAATATGCAATCAGTTTAAATCTTCCCATGACCAATGCTATTTTCGATGGAGTTGCATATTTTTAATTAGGACAGTCAATATTAAGGAGAATTATATCATGAACATAATTCCGTATACCGTAATAAACAAGAAATTATTTTCACTACTACTTTTATAAATCTTCCGACAAATTACCGAAAATACTCTGTTTTCAACTATCATCGTCTTTCGAATAGATAGGTTCGATGAAATGAGTTcacgtaaaaataaatattttattaagtaACATTTACGTTCAAAATATATttcatggttcagcttcatttTCATCGTCTTCGTCATCCGCCGCTGCTGCGTCATCCGCGTCTGTTTCCCCTTCCGTTACCGTTCCAGGAGACGTTAAATTTGCAGCGACTGTAGATTCTTCAGCTTCATCTTCGACAGGACCCTCTTCTTCGACAGGTACTTCGTCTTCAGCAGGGCTCTCGTCTTCAGCTTCGTAATCCGTTCCTTGTATGGGTTCGACCTCGTCGCCCtccacttcttcttcttcttcttcttcttcttcctcttcttcatcCTCCCTTAGCTGTGTTTTCATAGTTTCACCTTCGTCCTCGATCGGTTCCTCGTCGGGTAACTCTTTCTCCTCTTCTTCATCTTCAGCCCTCTCGTCCTCTTCGAACGGTTGTACAAGATCTTCCTCTTTTTCCGGTTTCGCCTCTTCTTTCCTCTCGGGTGCTTCTCTGACACACTTCTTCCGGTGAATAGGCAGAAACAGAGTGAATTCCTCCGGTAGTTGATCTTCCGTGTACAGTCTGTCAATGAATATGTTTCGATTAAAATCGAGCATATTGAATACTACAAAACTGCGAGAATCatgtataaatgtaataaaaatttgaaatatctaatgaaaatattttatgcCCGCGTTGACCACCGAAACTCGTTCTTCGACCGTTAATTTtggatatatgtatatgtatgtaaaaCGTTTCATAGGCTAAAATAATTTATGGCATTGTTCGTAGCGTAATTTTAACtagattaaataattttaatctaaCCTTTCGCATGTGAAAATATCAATAGTTTAAAATGAATATTACTTGTTTCTCGATGAATTAATTTCACTAAGTACAACGATGAAGAAAGTATTGTAATTCTAACGCACTGTAACATTTATTAGTAGGCTGAAAATTTGATGCATTTTTAACGAAAGTGACTAAGTCAAAAACAAAACTGTGCCGACATCAGGAGAATTTGCGAATCTTTTACATTATGTACACCTTATACAAATGATTAAACGAAGATAGATATTTTTTACAACTAACTTTggcaattattattttgtataaaaatctgcagtctaattatcagTTCTTATGATTTTTATATATAGCATCGATTACTGGTTACTGATTCAAggattaaaaattgaaatcgatttctcacgtatttgcgaatttataaaaaaataagaaaactttttcaTTGGTTTCCTAATTCATTTACTAGAAACATAAGATAAATAAACTGTTTTATAACGACCACAagactatatttatttaatcgaaAAATAATTTCGCAAAGGAGAGTTGCAAACTTCTTAAATATTATACTAGCTGCTTTAAAATAGTAACGTGCATAAAATTCATTCGACTGTCTCGTTCAGTGGTTCCTAAAATAATTCAGTTCGCccgaaaatccgcagtctcttTTACAGGGAGTGTAACGGCAGTGGTTTTCACCTGTCTGCGAAATAAATACGTCGAATCCGAcagttcgcgtggatttgaatgcgCGTGGTCTCGACGTAATTGGTGCCATACGCTCTTCGCGTGAAATCCGACAGATTAAATTGAACCTGATTCCAACCACCGGACAGGCCGATTGGCATCGACGTGCAGAAGGGTTTAATGCGAGTAGTACTTTGGAAATTGCTCATTCGGAACCTCCTGCGCATATTCTTGTCATCAAGaatctataaaaacgaataaacGATGAGTACGGTGCTCGAAGCGAATTGGAATGAATTCGTTTGATGACGAAGGATACCGACGAACAATATAGAACGTAGAATGGAAAATATGATACTTCTATAAGTAGAGGTGTTTAATAAAAAGTCAGAGTTAGATCATTCATTTTTTGCGATATTTTCGTCGAATTGAAAGAATGGTTTAATAAAAAAACTGGAGTTGGATAATTCATTTGGAACATGTTCGCGGAATTGGAACAGAGAAAACGATGAGAGTGATGTACAGACGAAAAATTTACTGTTATTTCGAACGTGAAATACTTCTTCATGTTCTTGATAATCATGATCAAGAAAGGAAGCCTAATCCCGAGCGACCCCCTCGGGTTCGATGGCGCAAAGATATAAGTTGTCGTGACATTGGTTCCCGTTAGTTCCAGGGCCAGAGATTTCACCTCCTCGTCCGTCACTCGTCGAATGTAACCATACTTCACCTGTTCAAGATCGTGCTCCTTGTATCTCTTACAAATTGAATACCGTACATTGTTCCGTTAACACTTTGATGGCTGCATTCGGTAATACTCCCTCCGCCATTGTTCCGCACAAATCGAGGAGAAAGTATCCTTCGTTCCATCAGCACGGCATCGAATGTTCAGTTTTACTTGCGTTAATATCCGTTAGGAAATATTTATTGGTAATCGATACGCGAAACTGAACGGACAATAGTTGCGACACCTTTTCACGTTAAACCGAGCTTTCTATCGACACTCCCGGCCATCAAAATATTAACGAGAGACGGGTTCTACAGTTTTTTCGTCATCCGGTGAAGACTTACGTGCATGCCCCATATTTCCAACGGCGACGAGCCACAGCTGTACAGAATAGACAGCAGTCCGCTTTGATACTGATTACGGAACATGGTTCTCTTCTTTCCGTTGAAAGAATTCGTCCAAGACCGATGTTCACGATTATTTTCACTGCATCGTTATTTGACAAATACCGCGACGGTGACCGTTCGACGAACAAAAGGGGGGGAAAAGAATTTCTTTGTTTCGGCTATCGAAACGAAATTGTCTCTCGCTTTCAGTTTCGGGTTAGTCGGGCTTCAGCCCCGAATAAATGACACGGTCTGCTTTATTCAACGTACAAAAACACCTTTATTCACTCGCGTATACAATCGTGCGTGAGTAGGACAGAATTTGGCCATCATGCCTCGAGTACCTTGTTCAGACGGCGCCTCTCGTTCTTGTTTAGCAAATCGGGGACAATCAATGTCTTCGGTGGCATCCCGACACTGAAGACACGGTCGATTCTGACGCTATCGATGGCGAACACCTGCATCATCGCGAAATGCATAACTTCGCGGTTCAGCTGACGTCTGATTTGTTTCTTGATAGTTTGCACGCGACGCCGGCAGACGACGTAACTTTTAACAGAATTCAGTAATTCGGCTGTCGATTAAATTGTCATAACGAGCGGAACTTTTAACATTAAAAACACCCGGCCCTCGGTTTGGCGTGACTCCAACGAAATTTTCGTATTTTTCGACACGGCACGGACCTCGCATGCCTTgaaaatgttgaaaattttgTTAACACGTTCACTAACACCGTCACAAGCGTGCAACATTCGTAGAAGAATAGACAAATTCATTTTACTGCACGTTATTATTTATAGACAGATCTGCGGATCtgtgtgcgaaataaaaattgtctgcgttaaaTTATAAGAAACACGAATTGGATAAAATgtatttcctcttttaataattctaattaGATGAAAATAACGTAACGCGATGtctttaaattcttcgaatgtcttacagttttatattttataatggaGAAATTTAATTGTATTTAATCATCTTAATTGCGTAGGTAGAAATCGAACAAATAGTGGaagcgaacgtgttaatgcgATAGAGGAGAAATGGATGTTGTAATGCTCTTTTTAAAGATGTTAATATCTAAATGTTATAATGATTgcaaatcttgaaaattatttcTGTCTGGCAGTGAGGCTTCTTCTTCGAAGAACGTAAAAGATATTAACCCTTTAACTGTGTACAACGAGTATATTCTTCATTAAAAAAtggtaaatttttatatttcgacAAGTACACTCGTTctattatttcaataaaaattatcgCGAATCGTGTCCGTAATTTAGACATTTTGGAATAATTTTACAAGAACTTGCTAAATTATACCGAGCACAGAGTTATTGATATAATGTGCACTTTTGTCCTAAAAATTGGTCCACGCATCTAAACGTGACTCGATTGTGGATTTTACAAACCGACAATAGTTAAATGAAAAACGTCGATTCCAGTGACAGAAAAGTATCTCAAGATCGATCAATGATCTTTTTGTTTTAATTTGCGAACAAAACAGTCCTTACTAAGGAAAATTCTTAAGACCGGTGTAGCTAGGATGAATCGACACGTCGCTTCTGTACAATTCTGGATAACATTTCATGTGTTTTGTGAGATACTTCCTGGGTCGTGTCTTCTTCTCTGTTGCCGGTATCAGCACAGTCTGTACCAGTCGTTCGTCGTCATCCTCTGAGAAAGTACTCCCGGTGCCACTCGTTTCCCCCTTTTCCAGATTCTGAGCATCCATTCTGCCGTACAACTGCGAATACATGGCCATTCATTCCCATTGAGTGATTATACCAAGATATTACACGATTATGTCGTTCTAATTAATACTACAACTATTTACTTTGTGATTATTGAATGAGAAGTTAGtaaatcaatttatttatttggttGTAGATAATTTATTCTATACCATAATTCAAATTTCGCAGCAGTTGAACGAAGACAGTTTAGTCTTCAACGTTCGATGGTTTTAATGTTAATGGGGTGGACACAGAATTTCTCAGTGGATATTATaggatttataaaattatttcgtCTTACATTGAGATTGTGTGGATCAAAGAATAATTTGAACACCATAATGattaacgtaattttattttatttattctatgatttatttattcgggatatttacttttttaaatatttccaatatttGCCGGTTATAATGTTAACATAATTCACACACAATTTGGAGATTTCATAGATTTAAATATGTTGAACACTGTGAAATAtagattttaaaaaagtatAGTGGTGTGCATTCTCAATTTTTAATTGAatagaatatttaataaataaaacgcGTATTTATTCTGTTTATATAGTTTCTTGAAGAATGAAATTTTAATGTGAGTTAAACTTGATCCAATATTAATTAAACGAATAGAAAGTAGTGTGCCTTTTACTTATAAGTTTAAGAAAATATTCATTCATGTATTAATTTATCTCATAAAAAAATAAACATCGTCACGTTATTCTTTTTGACGActctataatatttttaattgaataaatcATTCGACAAAGAAGTATTAACATTAACACAAAAGTTAAAAATGACAACATTCGGGAAGAATGCAATTATTTCTTCAGTGAACAAAATTTGAATGCTGACAGAACACATAACAAACGTCGCCCATCAATTCGATCACTGTAAGACCGACAAACTATAAAACGAGAAACAGATAAACGAAAAATATAACTGTACAAAAAAGAATAAACTAGTCGTTgaattgttatatttatttctcCGCATCACAATTTGGTAACCGGTTACAAATTGATAGTACCTTACCTCTAAAATGTTCTCAAACACAAGAATACCTAAACGGGAATTTCTTTTACGGCATCGAATTTGCACAAAACCGATAAATATTCACGCATGGTAAACGGAAGATTTGGCCGTCGGAATCGCGACTGGGGTTCGCGGCGGTCGCCGGCGGTCTACGGACTGGCGAATTTCTCAATAGCGGATTTCGCTTGCGTGAAGAAACGGCCGACGAATGCGGCTCGCCTCTCCGTTGATCCGACGAAAGTTGCCCGATCTGTAACGAAGTGAGCCCCTGTGCCTCGTACGGATATCGATTTGGTTTCCAGGTGAATCAATAGAGATTCGGTTCATTGTTATTCTGATATATGTACGCGCGATACGATTCCGTTTATCACTTCTGACCACCTCGACACGTCGTTGAACTCATGTTACACTGTTCACCATCTATTTTGCGTTCCAATAACCCAGCAGCTGATTCTTGCGCATCCAGACGCTAATCTGAAAAACTGTATGCTTTACTTCCAAAACTGTCGGTACAATCGAACTCTAAAAAGTGATGGATTTCAGATTCTTTACTTTAGGATTATCGAGATTGTAAGAATACATTTGCGAATCATCATTGAATAATATGTACAGGACGGGTCGGAATTCATAGTACAACCGAGCAGGAGGTGATTTTAAGTGGAAAAATAGAAACAAAACATGGTATAACATTACTTTAACCggagctccgttttcgagaaaatcgtctTTAAAGCTTGTTCATCTTTATGAAGGATTTTTGTGCCACCAATTACGACCCATCCTGTATATTTATGCAGGAAATAACGTGAAATATTTGCTTGAAAGATGACATCAATTTATCGAATCACTAAATTAGTATGGTTGAAGTTATCTCGGATAATAGAAGTTCGTTCGGATGGGCCAGATTTCTGCTGTATTATGTAAATCCATGCTAATTAGCTGTCCACGAAATGCTCAGCTGACAATTGCAAGAATTCGCAAAGATTTGCCAGATAATACGACTTTGAAACAGAACTCGTAAACGATTCGCGGATTTCATTTGCTCGGCACGCAGCTGTTGGCGAAAGTATTCGAGTGTTTATCGCTCTTGCTAGAAGTATTTGCATTAAATTAGCAACATGGTTTCGTTGCGATTGCTATGTTTCAAAGGAAACTTGTTGCTAAAATCATGACGATTTTATCCATTGTTACGgtttacaatttattatgtGATTGTATAATTATTTCGTCCGATCGTACGCGTATTTCGCTACTTATTTATGAACGATCTAATTCACTTGTGAAAATAATGAGTTATATTAACGTTAGGATCACTAAGCATTAATGATCATTTTAAAGATTGACGATAGTTATAAACAGCTATTGGAACATGCGATGAAATAATTCTTGTGACAAGTTTCTGCTTATCTCGAAATctattactattttttattaaaagatTAGATTTTTTGTGAAAtagctgagagagagagagaaagagagagagagagagagagagagagagagagagagagagagagcttagCAACATTACTAAGAAAAGGAATTTTTACTGAACAGTCAGAAATCATGAATTTATTAATCACTATCGATCGCGATCCAGCGGAGTTAGTCAAACAGAGTTTTCTCTATCCACTTTCAGCTAACACAAGTTGACCTAAAGGTTCTTTAAACTGCCTTGGCCTACCTTAAGGAACTAGGGTAATCACGTGACATTTCTAGAGATAGCAGCTTGATGTCTGCTGCACCGTTTTTGTTGTTCGACATAGAATCGCAGACACAGAGGCGCAGGAGTATACCTGACAAACAATGTATTATTTCGTCACCCAAAAATGGGGCTTCAGAAGCCCCATTACCATTTCCGTGTCGAGGTCATCGTTACCGATATTTCAGAAATTTAAGCTTCTTAGTGAGAATCGAGTATTACGTATACTTCATTTGTATTACGGCACATTTTATGATTTGGAACCGTTTCGAATACAGGGGCTGAAAACACGGTTATAAGGTATAACAGTTTCGGTTTCGACTCTTCAGCACtgatattacatatatcgattctataactgttatttttcgCTTCTGAATATCAGTTATGCATTTCGAttatatttcgaatttattcaaaataattttgcgATATATTTGTGCTTCAAAAGTTTTTCTGTACCTCGAGTTCTTTCAGCTATTTTTATTTAACCATTAGATTGTAAGACAGACGTTAGAAACATAACCAATAACCCATCGATCGATTTGTGCtattaaaaatgtttttttatttaaatctcGTTGATTCTTTTTATGAACAAAAATTTAGACGATAAAGTAgtctggcgaaacaaattattggaAACGTCAAATAATTAGAGATAATCGAAATCATCGATCGTCATCGATCACGGCGGTCGACGTTCATCGAAGTCAGGGGGGAAGGTAACCAACCGTCACCCTCGGTTACCTGTTCGGTTCAGCGTTATTGCCTGTTCAGTTGCAGCGCGATCGCCGGTAGAAGAAGTCGCGTCGCAGGAGTTCCTCTTCCAGAAGTGCTCTAACAAAGGGTGCACCACCAGGATGGCCACTACTGGACAGACCTTCGTGGCGAGAGGCACTTAACAATCTCATTGCCACACTCTCACCCATTCCAAGAGGTGCCTCTCGCCACGACGGCCTGCTTCCGGAGGTCTTTCCAAATGTACGTTTccctttaattaaaaatttcttttatattttaattattcggCGACCTTTCAGTCGCGATTTTCACTTTAACTTTATGCTGCCTTCCCCCaattgaaacaaatttttttgcCGCTTCAATTTCAATCTaaattttttaactttcttctgaaataaaatttttatttccttCTCAGTTTTAATCGGCAATTAACGAACGTTCGCCCAAAAACAAATTTTATGTTCGCTTCCCAATTTCACACGAAACTTAACATACTTTCTACTAGAACGAAATATTAGTTTCTTCTCATTTTTAATCTGCTATTCTACTTTCTTCTCATTCAATAGAATTTTATCTTCTTCAGTTTCGCGACATGAATTTATCTTTTCGTAATATAGAtgaatatttttgtttataattttaaatCAGACATGATGCTTGAGTTATGAAAACTTCTCCATTTCCTGTTGCTTTTCTATCCTGCTGTTTTGCTTCCTCTCACTCCTACTTTCGTTTACCGAGAGTAAAAACTCTCGAAGCTGCTCTCAAATGGACACACAACTTGCGAGCACTGGCGAGAGCAATCCGCGCAAGAAACTCGCAGGACGAAACGCTCCTTTTCTTTCCCTTCACTCCTGCGCTGTTTACAGCGCCGTCGAAAGTCTGTAACAAATGTATCGTATAATTCTGTATGAATTCTGAGAATTTATATCTTGTTTTCTCTTACTTTGTTGTAAGAACATTTTCGTACACGAATGCGCGAATTTACTCCAATAACAACAAATATCGTATTCAATTTCGTACCAATGTCTATGTAAATACTGTTATTTAATACTATAATTCTgttgttatattaatttttcattcgatatacggccattaaccctttgcggacgagagGCGACTCTCGGTCGCCACGGCGTTTCGCGCGGCAGGACGAATGGCGAGTGAGAGGCGACAGTCGGTGTTTATGTTACATTTTATTATCTCTAACATTATTCAACGTACTGTTTTATGAAAAAGTCCCTGAagtggtggcgcaaattatttttccgtgaactggaaatttgtttaatcaattcgtacattctctacaaacatgtaaaaaggcagagaaacgaacagccagttacacatttgaactttcgcaaaattttgatcaacaaattgcgaggagattttcgtcaaccacgagatagatcttcaagttcgatggccaactctgacgaaattcgtctaaacggaaaactgcatgtaattgttactggcacaaagaaagattgcaaagtttgttccagtcgaaacaaaccagagggAAGACATGAGACGACCTATTTCTATGATACATGTCCAGATAAACCAAGAATGCATCTCGGTCAATGTTTCATAAACTATCACACCAaacgaaactacaaatcataatttttgtaaaattatattcataaaagtgtgaatatagataaactaacgaaatataacgttttgtaagataatttatatgtaagatcactttattgtaccatataagacactcgacatatttgcaaaaatcacctcgtcctgctacctgactctgccgaaaaagtcgtcgtccgctaagggttaacacgttccgtgccgagcttttcttactcgaatcttcacactttgatattttactaaaacttgatgtattacgtgcaattattaattctcgtacacataacaacgtaacaaaaacttatcaacgcccattcttgcggtggaaattgattcttcggttctaaatttcttgtaaacaatttgttcagttcactaagtaaacatgcaagcgtgtaccatggatggtacacgtggcacggaacgtgttaatattgtTCTTATCGAAGGTTCGTTTCACGTACCTTGCGTGCACGTTTGTACCAGCCAGAGAGCAACTGATCTCTCGTAATCGATTATTTCGTAGCCTGATGCCACAATTACAACGCAC is from Megalopta genalis isolate 19385.01 chromosome 12, iyMegGena1_principal, whole genome shotgun sequence and encodes:
- the Taf9 gene encoding TBP-associated factor 9 isoform X3, producing MAEKTKTMSHVKHIPKDAQVIMSIMKDMGITDYEPKVINQLLEFTYHDSRIYANHAKKKFIDLDDVRLAVKMQLERTFTNPPPRDVLLDVARAKNNIPLPFVKPSNGLRLPPDRYCLNATNYKLRNAPKKGVGKQLHSLVGNNVQGSQSKIKVEGNKTGLSIVKRPGTLATVARTQTISIPKPVLKFSTASTGPATVKAQVAKPKIQISSGQTMPPVKMEMEDSMKRKREDDDYDIP
- the Taf9 gene encoding TBP-associated factor 9 isoform X5, yielding MAEKTKTMSHVKHIPKDAQVIMSIMKDMGITDYEPKVINQLLEFTYRYVTCILDDSRIYANHAKKKFIDLDDVRLAVKMQLERTFTNPPPRDVLLDVARAKNNIPLPFVKPSNGLRLPPDRYCLNATNYKLRNAPKKGVGKQLHSLVGNNVQGSQSKIKVEGNKTGLSIVKRPGTLATVARTQTISIPKPVLKFSTVS
- the Taf9 gene encoding TBP-associated factor 9 isoform X4, producing MAEKTKTMSHVKHIPKDAQVIMSIMKDMGITDYEPKVINQLLEFTYRYVTCILDDSRIYANHAKKKFIDLDDVRLAVKMQLERTFTNPPPRDVLLDVARAKNNIPLPFVKPSNGLRLPPDRYCLNATNYKLRNAPKKGVGKQLHSLVGNNVQGSQSKIKVEGNKTGLSIVKRPGTLATVARTQTISIPKPVLKFSTDPYGVLHSQTSIPSIHISLRTQSRKMRIPS
- the Taf9 gene encoding TBP-associated factor 9 isoform X1, giving the protein MAEKTKTMSHVKHIPKDAQVIMSIMKDMGITDYEPKVINQLLEFTYRYVTCILDDSRIYANHAKKKFIDLDDVRLAVKMQLERTFTNPPPRDVLLDVARAKNNIPLPFVKPSNGLRLPPDRYCLNATNYKLRNAPKKGVGKQLHSLVGNNVQGSQSKIKVEGNKTGLSIVKRPGTLATVARTQTISIPKPVLKFSTASTGPATVKAQVAKPKIQISSGQTMPPVKMEMEDSMKRKREDDDYDIP
- the Taf9 gene encoding TBP-associated factor 9 isoform X2; its protein translation is MSHVKHIPKDAQVIMSIMKDMGITDYEPKVINQLLEFTYRYVTCILDDSRIYANHAKKKFIDLDDVRLAVKMQLERTFTNPPPRDVLLDVARAKNNIPLPFVKPSNGLRLPPDRYCLNATNYKLRNAPKKGVGKQLHSLVGNNVQGSQSKIKVEGNKTGLSIVKRPGTLATVARTQTISIPKPVLKFSTASTGPATVKAQVAKPKIQISSGQTMPPVKMEMEDSMKRKREDDDYDIP
- the LOC117228905 gene encoding cilia- and flagella-associated protein 20, whose product is MFRNQYQSGLLSILYSCGSSPLEIWGMHVKYGYIRRVTDEEVKSLALELTGTNVTTTYIFAPSNPRGSLGIRLPFLIMIIKNMKKYFTFEITILDDKNMRRRFRMSNFQSTTRIKPFCTSMPIGLSGGWNQVQFNLSDFTRRAYGTNYVETTRIQIHANCRIRRIYFADRLYTEDQLPEEFTLFLPIHRKKCVREAPERKEEAKPEKEEDLVQPFEEDERAEDEEEEKELPDEEPIEDEGETMKTQLREDEEEEEEEEEEEEVEGDEVEPIQGTDYEAEDESPAEDEVPVEEEGPVEDEAEESTVAANLTSPGTVTEGETDADDAAAADDEDDENEAEP
- the LOC117228853 gene encoding uncharacterized protein LOC117228853, producing the protein MDAQNLEKGETSGTGSTFSEDDDERLVQTVLIPATEKKTRPRKYLTKHMKCYPELYRSDVSIHPSYTGLKNFPYYVVCRRRVQTIKKQIRRQLNREVMHFAMMQVFAIDSVRIDRVFSVGMPPKTLIVPDLLNKNERRRLNKVLEA